A window from Salvia miltiorrhiza cultivar Shanhuang (shh) chromosome 2, IMPLAD_Smil_shh, whole genome shotgun sequence encodes these proteins:
- the LOC131008894 gene encoding transcription factor PRE3-like, producing the protein MSSRRSRSRQSGSSRITDDQINELVSKLQQLLPEMHNRRSDKKSATKVLQETCNYIRSLHREVDDLSERLSELLENADTTQAALIRSLLMQ; encoded by the exons atgtcGAGCCGAAGATCAAGATCAAGGCAATCTGGATCTTCAAGAATCACAGATGATCAAATCAACGAACTCGTTTCCAAGCTGCAACAGCTTCTTCCCGAGATGCATAATAGGCGCTCAGACAAG AAGTCAGCAACCAAAGTGTTGCAGGAGACATGCAACTACATTAGAAGCTTGCACAGAGAAGTTGATGACTTGAGTGAGAGGCTGTCTGAATTGCTTGAAAACGCCGACACTACTCAAGCTGCTCTTATTAGAAGCTTACTTATGCAGTAG
- the LOC131008891 gene encoding cytochrome P450 94A1-like: MICSHTASTKMDFNFNLSTSVLLCILILPLSLLIILAKLKKTASTKLPKSYPILGSFFTIVKNKERFVQWTSEIVTSTPNLTFLLHRSPGSRVVITANPANVQHILKNNFSNYEKGEFSKAGMRDFLGHGIFNSDGPTWKFQRQVASHEFNTKSLRKFVETVVDSELSQRLIPILRRAAAEHAVVDFQDILQRFAFDNVCKIAFGYDPGYLSPSHPKEINFAAAFETAVKLSSERFASFTPLIWKIKRAFNVGSQKQLKIAVREVRDFAKEIIRGKKQELEQKSALESVDLLSRFLSSGHSDEDFITDIVISFILAGRDTTSAALTWFFWLLSDHAEVEDEILREISETSETASAYDEVKDMVYTHASICESMRLYPPVPVDGREALSDDVLPDGTVVKKGMRVAYHPYAMGRVEKVWGKDWAEFRPARWLEGGRFVNRDAFTYPVFQAGPRICLGKEMAFLQMKRVIAGVLQHFRVVPELEAEPVYITDLTAKMKGGFPVRIQERNS; the protein is encoded by the coding sequence ATGATTTGTTCCCACACAGCAAGCACTAAAATGGACTTCAACTTCAACTTGTCAACTTCAGTCTTACTATGCATACTcatcctccctctctctctgctcaTCATCCTCGCAAAATTGAAGAAAACCGCCTCAACCAAGCTACCCAAATCATACCCCATTTTGGGCTCATTCTTCACAATCGTGAAGAACAAAGAGAGGTTCGTGCAGTGGACGTCGGAGATCGTGACGTCCACCCCGAACCTCACATTCCTCCTCCACCGCAGCCCCGGCAGCCGGGTCGTCATCACGGCCAACCCCGCCAACGTGCAGCACATTCTCAAGAACAACTTCTCCAACTACGAGAAGGGCGAGTTCTCCAAGGCCGGCATGAGAGACTTTCTCGGCCACGGCATATTCAACTCCGACGGCCCCACATGGAAGTTCCAGCGGCAGGTCGCCAGCCACGAGTTCAACACCAAATCCCTCCGCAAATTCGTCGAGACCGTCGTCGACTCCGAGCTATCCCAACGCCTCATCCCCATCCTCAGGAGAGCTGCGGCGGAACACGCCGTCGTCGACTTTCAGGACATCCTGCAGAGATTCGCCTTCGACAACGTTTGCAAGATCGCATTCGGGTACGATCCCGGATACCTGTCGCCGTCCCACCCCAAGGAGATCAacttcgccgccgccttcgaaaCGGCCGTCAAGCTCTCCAGCGAGAGGTTCGCCTCCTTCACCCCTTTGATCTGGAAGATCAAGAGAGCCTTCAACGTCGGATCGCAGAAGCAGCTCAAGATTGCGGTGAGGGAAGTGCGCGACTTCGCTAAGGAGATCATCCGGGGGAAGAAACAAGAACTGGAGCAGAAATCGGCGCTGGAATCAGTTGACCTCCTCTCGAGATTCCTCAGCTCGGGCCACTCGGATGAAGACTTCATCACTGATATAGTGATAAGCTTCATACTAGCGGGGCGAGACACGACCTCAGCGGCGCTGACGTGGTTTTTCTGGCTGCTTTCGGATCACGCGGAGGTGGAGGATGAGATTCTGAGAGAGATCAGTGAGACATCAGAAACTGCATCAGCTTATGACGAGGTGAAGGACATGGTTTACACTCACGCTTCCATTTGTGAGAGCATGAGGCTTTACCCTCCGGTTCCCGTGGATGGCAGAGAAGCTCTGAGTGATGACGTTTTGCCCGATGGAACGGTGGTGAAGAAGGGTATGAGAGTGGCGTATCATCCGTATGCGATGGGGAGAGTTGAGAAAGTGTGGGGTAAAGACTGGGCGGAGTTCCGCCCCGCGCGGTGGTTGGAGGGTGGGAGGTTTGTGAACAGGGATGCGTTTACGTACCCGGTTTTCCAGGCGGGGCCCAGGATTTGCCTTGGGAAGGAGATGGCTTTCTTGCAGATGAAGAGAGTGATTGCCGGTGTGTTGCAGCACTTCAGGGTGGTGCCGGAGCTGGAGGCGGAGCCGGTCTACATAACAGACCTCACGGCCAAAATGAAGGGTGGTTTTCCGGTGAGGATTCAAGAGAGGAACTCATGA
- the LOC131008893 gene encoding cytochrome P450 94A2-like, which produces MQRRFIKRSHDLKTLYWLTRNLPDPNHKFISFRVHTRQKNLHKYSIIPSPIHIQIYQKMDLTFSTTLIFCILVPLSLFFIFTRSETTSKTSTKLPKSYPILGSFLTIVKNKDRFVQWSSEIVTSTPNLTFPLHRNLGRWIIFTANPANVQHLLKENFHNYEKGEFFKTTLRDFLGNGIFNSDGQTWKFQRQVASHEFNTKSLRKFVETVVDSELSQRLIPILRKAAKEETVIDFQDILQRFAFDNVCKIAFGYDPRYLSPSLPKEKFAVAFETAVKLSSERFSSFIPLIWKIKKTINVGSEKQLKIAISEVRNFAKGLIQEKKQELEHKSSLESVDLLSRFLSSGHKDEDFITDIVISFILAGRDTTSAALTWFFWLLSDHAEVESEILREVNGTSETASAYDEVKDMVYTHASICESMRLYPPVPTDSKEALGDDVLPDGTVVKKGMRVAYHPYAMGRVEKVWGRDWAEFRPTRWLERAEGGGEKWSFVNRDTFTYPVFQAGPRICLGKEMAFLQMKRVITGVVRQFRVVPVAEAEPTYVADLTAKMKGGFPVRIEERK; this is translated from the coding sequence ATGCAAAGAAGATTCATAAAAAGATCACATGATTTAAAAACCTTATACTGGTTGACAAGAAATCTCCCTGACCCAAACCACAAATTTATCTCCTTTAGAGTTCACACACGACAAAAAAACCTTCATAAATACTCAATTATACCGTCTCCAATTCATATccaaatttatcaaaaaatggACCTCACCTTCTCAACCACACTCATCTTCTGCATACTTGTCCCTTTAtctctcttcttcatcttcaccAGATCCGAAACCACATCCAAAACCTCAACAAAGCTACCAAAATCATATCCCATTTTGGGCTCGTTCTTAACAATCGTGAAGAACAAAGACCGGTTCGTGCAGTGGTCGTCAGAGATCGTGACATCGACCCCCAACCTAACCTTCCCCCTCCACCGCAACCTCGGCCGTTGGATCATCTTCACGGCCAACCCCGCCAACGTGCAGCATCTCCTAAAGGAAAACTTCCACAACTATGAGAAGGGGGAGTTCTTCAAGACGACCTTGAGAGACTTTCTCGGCAACGGCATATTCAATTCCGATGGCCAAACATGGAAGTTCCAGCGGCAGGTCGCCAGCCACGAGTTCAACACCAAATCCCTCCGCAAGTTTGTCGAGACCGTGGTCGACTCCGAGCTATCCCAGCGCCTCATTCCCATCTTGAGGAAAGCTGCAAAGGAAGAAACTGTCATCGACTTTCAGGACATCCTGCAGAGATTCGCTTTCGACAACGTTTGCAAGATTGCATTCGGGTATGATCCCCGGTACCTGTCGCCATCCCTGCCCAAGGAGAAGTTTGCGGTCGCCTTCGAAACGGCTGTGAAGCTCTCCAGCGAGAGGTTCAGCTCATTCATCCCTTTGATCTGGAAAATCAAGAAAACCATCAACGTCGGCTCAGAGAAGCAGCTTAAGATAGCTATAAGCGAAGTACGCAACTTCGCTAAAGGACTCATACAAGAGAAAAAGCAAGAACTCGAGCACAAATCATCGCTAGAATCAGTGGATCTCCTTTCAAGATTCCTGAGCTCGGGCCATAAAGATGAAGACTTCATCACTGATATAGTGATAAGTTTCATTCTAGCAGGGCGAGACACGACTTCAGCAGCACTGACATGGTTTTTCTGGCTGCTTTCGGATCACGCGGAAGTGGAGAGTGAGATCCTGAGAGAAGTCAATGGAACATCAGAAACTGCATCAGCTTATGATGAGGTGAAGGACATGGTTTACACTCATGCTTCGATTTGCGAAAGCATGAGGCTTTATCCTCCAGTTCCTACAGATAGCAAAGAAGCTCTGGGTGATGATGTGTTGCCCGACGGAACAGTTGTGAAGAAGGGCATGAGAGTAGCCTATCATCCATATGCTATGGGGAGAGTTGAGAAAGTGTGGGGTAGAGACTGGGCGGAGTTCCGCCCCACACGGTGGTTGGAGAGGGCGGAGGGTGGCGGTGAaaagtggagttttgtaaacaGGGATACCTTTACATACCCGGTGTTTCAGGCTGGGCCGAGAATTTGCCTTGGGAAAGAGATGGCTTTCTTGCAGATGAAGAGAGTGATTACTGGTGTAGTGCGGCAGTTTAGGGTGGTGCCGGTGGCGGAAGCAGAGCCTACTTACGTAGCAGACCTGACAGCTAAAATGAAGGGTGGTTTTCCAGTGAGGATTGAAGAGAGGAAGTAA